A part of Aegilops tauschii subsp. strangulata cultivar AL8/78 chromosome 2, Aet v6.0, whole genome shotgun sequence genomic DNA contains:
- the LOC109753578 gene encoding disease resistance protein Pik-2, protein MAELAVGLAKSVVAGTLSKAHAAVQEEAKLRLSARRDLVFITEEFEMMQSFLNVANAERVENPVVRTWVRQIRELAYDVEDCIELVVHLDKGKTSFCFRLRRLCVPWARPPRPPALDQAVDEIEQLKARVADVSTRNARYSLISDTGSRPVPQQQLTAAAAAGDTDMLAEARDAARREHHVLDLIQLITRQVSDDHDLQVISIWGSAGENGTTSIITKSYIDPEICRTFTHRAWVKLMRPFSPQDFVRSLMLQFCAATGTDVLTMMQETQEVLFRGFQELLTQTQGRYLLVVEDLSNMADWHSLKTFLPDRMKGSWIVVSTQQPEVASSCIGAPYQILELKQFSPEHSVCALFKKGSHDGGDKGKKPADNDSFLVGRESQMKELSEYPAKARIRYCQVVSVWGIAGVGKSALVKKLYDEKMCYTKLFEKYHWVNVSHPFNLRDFRRSLPPDFHFKESRWLIVVDDIRSKKEWDLIQSSLAMPRSSMSVILVITTDKSIAAYCANSEELMFNVKGLEAAAALRLFRAEVSKTNPSVTTALEDFQVQELILKCGGLPKVIVAIAGALAKQTVTWMDTVVSLNQRFMHHLQTKPDYDSLRALFGWMHSYFHTCPDSLKPCIFYLSIYPRDHPVRRRRLVRRWIAEGYSRDGDEESAEENGERQFSELLDLSIIQQLPHLVTNALDTRMALCQVNGFIREYIIPRRKEENLMFELGANCALTTRRTGRHLIILHDWNRDRIVFESMDFSRLRSLTVFGKWESFFISENMILLRVLDLEDASGLDYDDLENIVKWLRRLKFLSLRGRREIHHLPGNMDHLRQLQTLDVRGTSIVTLPENITKLQKLQYIRAGTNDVPASTSPPSASNWLPKICACHHRVGVEVPAGIGKLTALHTLGVVNVAASGGKAMAKALKKLTQLRKLGVSGINRKNIKEFFSAIKGHVHLESLSVRLDKDNQGCFLDDEISLPWKNLRSLKLYGLQDRLPLPRGLEYQQVLSDQFSKLTKMDLEMATLNEQDIKFLGEVPKLCILRLRIKQPSLNFIVKIDASVLAAYKKVKILEIGCSSSPLSVEFGSETMKSLELLKLDCSSGTTYALDGLDFLSELKEVSLIGSKDGTFNTELTNKLGKHPKKPVLKMEELPLPC, encoded by the exons ATGGCGGAGCTGGCGGTGGGGCTGGCCAAGTCGGTGGTGGCGGGGACGCTGAGCAAGGCGCACGCGGCGGTGCAGGAGGAGGCCAAGCTGCGCCTCAGCGCGCGCCGGGACCTCGTCTTCATCACGGAGGAGTTCGAGATGATGCAGTCCTTTCTCAACGTCGCCAACGCGGAGCGCGTCGAGAACCCGGTGGTGCGGACCTGGGTGCGCCAGATCCGCGAGCTGGCCTACGACGTGGAGGACTGCATCGAGCTCGTCGTCCACCTCGACAAGGGCAAGACCAGCTTCTGCTTCCGCCTCCGCCGGCTCTGCGTCCCCTGGGCGCGCCCGCCGCGCCCGCCGGCTCTGGACCAGGCGGTGGACGAGATAGAGCAGCTCAAGGCCAGGGTCGCCGACGTCAGCACCAGGAACGCGCGCTACAGCCTCATCAGCGACACTGGCTCCAGGCCCGTCCCGCAGCAGCAGCTGACGGCGGCAGCCGCCGCCGGCGACACGGACATGCTCGCCGAGGCGAGGGATGCCGCCCGGAGAGAGCACCACGTCCTCGATCTCATCCAGCTCATCACCAGACAAGTCAGTGACGACCACGACCTTCAGGTGATCTCCATCTGGGGCTCCGCCGGCGAAAATGGGACCACATCCATCATAACCAAGAGCTACATTGACCCAGAGATCTGCAGAACCTTCACCCACCGCGCTTGGGTGAAGCTAATGCGTCCTTTCAGTCCCCAAGATTTCGTCCGGAGCTTGATGCTCCAGTTTTGTGCAGCCACAGGTACAGATGTGCTAACAATGATGCAGGAAACCCAGGAAGTTCTCTTCAGGGGCTTCCAGGAGCTACTTACACAGACACAGGGGAGGTATCTCCTCGTCGTGGAAGACCTGTCAAACATGGCCGATTGGCATTCTTTGAAGACTTTCCTTCCGGACAGGATGAAAGGAAGCTGGATCGTCGTGTCCACGCAGCAACCCGAAGTAGCAAGCTCGTGCATCGGGGCCCCGTACCAGATACTAGAGCTCAAACAGTTCTCACCCGAGCACTCTGTTTGTGCCCTCTTCAAGAAG GGTTCTCATGACGGTGGAGATAAAGGCAAGAAACCAGCTGACAATGATTCTTTTCTCGTTGGACGTGAGTCGCAAATGAAAGAACTTTCTGAATATCCAGCAAAAGCACGTATAAGGTATTGCCAAGTTGTGTCTGTATGGGGGATTGCGGGTGTTGGGAAATCAGCTCTGGTGAAAAAGTTGTACGATGAGAAAATGTGCTATACAAAACTATTTGAGAAGTATCACTGGGTGAATGTATCTCATCCATTCAATTTAAGGGATTTCCGTCGGAGCTTACCTCCGGATTTTCATTTTAAGGAATCAAGGTGGCTCATTGTTGTTGATGATATCCGGTCCAAAAAAGAATGGGACTTGATACAGTCTTCCTTGGCAATGCCTAGATCCTCTATGAGTGTTATTTTAGTCATTACAACTGATAAAAGCATTGCTGCATATTGTGCAAATAGCGAAGAGCTCATGTTTAATGTCAAAGGTCTAGAAGCTGCAGCAGCCTTACGTCTGTTCAGAGCTGAG GTATCCAAGACAAATCCATCTGTCACGACAGCTCTAGaagatttccaagtacaagaacTTATTTTGAAGTGTGGAGGTCTCCCCAAAGTAATTGTTGCCATAGCAGGCGCATTGGCCAAACAAACGGTCACATGGATGGATACTGTAGTTTCTTTGAATCAGAGATTTATGCACCACCTGCAGACCAAGCCAGACTATGATAGTTTACGTGCTCTATTTGGTTGGATGCATTCCTACTTCCACACTTGCCCAGATTCACTCAAGCCATGCATCTTCTACCTGTCAATCTATCCTCGAGACCACCCCGTTCGGCGAAGGAGACTAGTAAGGCGGTGGATTGCAGAGGGCTACTCCAGGGACGGCGATGAAGAATCAGCGGAGGAGAATGGGGAGAGGCAGTTTTCCGAGCTCCTTGATCTGAGCATAATCCAGCAGCTACCGCACTTAGTCACCAATGCATTGGACACAAGGATGGCGTTATGTCAGGTCAATGGTTTCATCCGCGAGTACATCATCCCGCGGCGAAAAGAAGAGAACCTTATGTTTGAGCTGGGGGCTAATTGTGCCCTAACCACTCGGCGCACAGGACGCCACCTTATCATATTACACGACTGGAACAGAGACAGAATTGTGTTTGAGAGCATGGATTTCTCGCGGCTGAGGTCACTAACAGTGTTTGGGAAGTGGGAATCTTTCTTCATCTCTGAAAATATGATTCTTCTTCGGGTGCTTGATCTAGAGGATGCATCAGGTTTAGATTACGACGATCTTGAGAACATAGTAAAATGGCTGCGTCGCCTCAAGTTCCTCTCATTGCGAGGACGGCGTGAGATCCACCATCTGCCGGGCAATATGGATCATCTGAGGCAACTGCAGACTTTGGATGTCAGAGGCACCTCCATAGTCACCCTGCCAGAGAACATCACGAAGTTGCAGAAGCTGCAGTACATTCGTGCTGGCACCAACGACGTCCCAGCATCTACATCGCCGCCTAGTGCATCCAACTGGCTACCCAAAATCTGCGCATGCCATCATAGAGTCGGCGTTGAGGTGCCTGCAGGAATTGGGAAACTAACGGCATTGCACACGCTTGGTGTTGTGAATGTTGCTGCTTCAGGAGGGAAGGCCATGGCGAAAGCCCTCAAGAAGCTCACACAGTTACGCAAGCTCGGAGTGTCTGGCATCAACAGGAAGAACATCAAAGAGTTTTTCTCTGCAATCAAGGGGCATGTTCATCTGGAATCATTGTCAGTCCGGCTTGACAAGGACAATCAAGGCTGTTTCTTGGATGATGAGATATCCTTGCCCTGGAAGAATCTACGGAGTCTTAAATTGTATGGGCTCCAAGATAGGTTGCCGTTACCAAGGGGCCTTGAATATCAGCAAGTATTGAGTGACCAGTTCAGCAAACTCACGAAGATGGATCTGGAGATGGCCACTTTAAATGAACAAGACATCAAATTCCTTGGTGAGGTACCGAAACTATGCATTCTACGCCTTCGTATCAAGCAGCCCAGTCTAAATTTTATCGTCAAGATAGATGCAAGCGTGTTGGCCGCCTACAAAAAGGTCAAGATCCTCGAGATTGGTTGCAGCTCCAGCCCATTATCAGTGGAATTTGGATCAGAGACAATGAAAAGTCTTGAGCTGCTCAAGCTTGACTGCTCCAGTGGGACAACATACGCTCTTGATGGCCTGGATTTTCTATCTGAACTCAAAGAAGTCTCGCTTATTGGTAGCAAGGATGGTACATTCAACACTGAACTGACGAACAAACTCGGCAAACACCCAAAGAAACCTGTCTTGAAGATGGAGGAATTACCACTTCCGTGCTGA